The window AACAGGCACTATCTGCAGGCCGACCAGCAGACCGAAAAGAGCGAATGGTGGACGGTTCTGGTTGTCGACGACCAGGAGATGGTGCGCCTGGCCATCGTCGCCGCCTTGCGCAAGGAGGGCTACAGCCTTTTGCAGGCGAGCAACGGAGCGGAAGGGTTGAAGATTGCCCTGCAGCAGAAGCCGCACCTGATCATTACGGATACGGTGATGCCGCGGATGGACGGCTACGAGATGTTTCGCGCCCTGCAGGCCAATCTCGACACGCGCGACATCCCCGTCATCGCCCTCTCGTCGAAGGCGGCGGCGGAGGAAGAGGCAATGCTTCTCGAGAGGGGGTATTTCGACTTCGTCGCCAAGCCGATCAATCCGGTGCGGCTGACGGCAAGGGTCAAGCGGGCCCTGCGCCTCGTCTACGGGAAAGGCGAGCCGCCGGCACGGTGACAAAGAGGTAAGAGGTAAGAGTGGGCCGTCCGGGATTAGGCGGCCTTTCACTTTTTTCGGGCTGGAAGGACAGGGCTTCCCTGCCCAGGGCGCAGC is drawn from Desulfuromonadales bacterium and contains these coding sequences:
- a CDS encoding response regulator encodes the protein NRHYLQADQQTEKSEWWTVLVVDDQEMVRLAIVAALRKEGYSLLQASNGAEGLKIALQQKPHLIITDTVMPRMDGYEMFRALQANLDTRDIPVIALSSKAAAEEEAMLLERGYFDFVAKPINPVRLTARVKRALRLVYGKGEPPAR